The genomic window ATTAGAGAAATGATGACAACTCTGGGACAAATAGATACtttttataaatgaaaaattgaaataGTTTAGGTCTACTTTTAAGTGTTCTTACAGTAGTTGTTGTCCTTATGACTGTGTATTTAAAGCACACAACCATTTTAAAATCCACATTCAAGGTGTAACTTAACCTTAATAAGCacgtaaaaacaaaatgaactgcaagaaattaatgtaaaatCATCCAAAGAAAGTCACTGACCTAAAATGGGCCCAAAAGAAGAACTTAGATTAGAATTTAGATTTATTTTCGGACTGTGATTGACAATGCAGATTGTTGAGTGAACTGCATAATTACAAATCCATGAAAACAttgagaacaaaaaaaaaaatatttacaaaaaataccCTATTTCATTTTAAGTGTTAACATCTTATCAAACCGAAATTATACATGCAACATGGTTTTCATCTATACAAAAAAAAGGAGCAAAGCACTCATTATATCACAGGAAGATTCAcatttgttttgtattattgcTTTAATAGAAGGTTGTTATTTTTGAAACCCCTCAAAACCCTTTAACCTAATCCTTTAAAATCCCCTATgtgtaaaacaaacacaaaaagtaACACCCAACAGACTAGTCACTTAAAATCATAATGCgtgtgcacaaacacacaaggaGCACACATGAAAACAAGCTAAACAAACATAGAAGTCCAGCTCTGTGAGAGCACAAGAAGAGGGTCCGCTGAAGACGTCTCGCACAGACCCCACCGTTCAGAACCTTCACTTGTATGTGGAAGTGTGGAAGGTTTGATTTGTGAAGATTAGGTGTTGATTTCTGCATGTGACAACACAGCACATCTTCAGGAGAACTGGAGCTGTTGCACGCCTGGGATCTGCACCAGAAGAAACGCAAATAAAGCATCACTCAAAATctttatttcaaacaaatgagGCTATAGATGAAAGATCAAGTCTGATGTTTTGGACCGCAAAGAACATGGCAGCACTCTCACCTGCTGATATGAGGTGGTGTACACCATCACATTTTGTTGCTGTCCATCAGCTGTTATGATCCCTGCAGGTAGTGGATTTGCTGAGaaagaaaaatatttcattGTGTTAGACATTGATTGTGTAAATCTAAAcgttgtctgtctatctgtctgtgtctatcCACACACACTCAAACCCTTGAACCTTCCATAAAGCCGCTTTCAGATTGTTTGAGAAAAGAGGTCATGTGGCAAAGTATAATATTGTGAGAAAATTCGTGTTTTTTGATCTTGGTTGCATGTAGGAGaccttcaaaacaaaattaggaacctttgaAATAGAATATTAGGGGTACTTTAAACGAAAAGTGAAGTTACTTACTGAAAGACTCATCGGTCAGCTCCTCTCCCATGCCTTCGGTTACAGTTACTGCGCTTATGCCTTTCTCTCCTTTCATGGCCTGAGAACATACAGACAAATGTAACGTCAATCTGGATCAATAAAAAGGAGGAAGCCACACCTCTAACATCTGTGCAAAGTGCTTCCAAAAAGCTTTTATTTCAACGATGAATGATGATGGcattaaaaatgttcatgttacCTCTCTGAACTTCTGCAGGTAGAGCTTCAGAGGCTCCACATACATGTCGAAACCCAGCGTGGACATTGCGAACAGGATGTCTTCGCCGTTTATCGTCTTGCGTTTCTCCTGATGGCACCTCTCGCTGGCTTCTGAAGTGATGAAGCTGATGAACTCGCTCACACACTCTTGCACACACTCCTTGGCGTCCTTTGCTATCTGAGGGGATGGAGGGAAaagatttctttctttttgaataACATGCATGTGTACAATTTGActtaaaaggattagttcacttttaaataaacttttcctgataatttactcacccccatgtcatccaagatgttcatgtctttctttcttcagtcgaaaagaaattaaggtttttgatgaaaacattccaggatttttctccttagagtggacttcaatggagcccaaaaggttgaaggtcaaaattagtttacagcaatcccagatgagaaataagggtcttatctagagaaaccatcactcattttctacattttttttttttttttaattttacacgTTTTAACCATatatgctcatcttgaactagctctcttcttcttctccatttgtattccagcagtgtagatagacactgctaagtgtattactgccctccacaggtcaaagtttgagcTAAATTGTCAtgtacaatatgctagtgcaagtatttaacaattagttcaaactttgacctgtagagggcagtaatacacttagcagtgtctacactgctggaattcaaatagaagaagaagagagctagttcaagatgagcatttattgttaaaacttacattttttaagaaaatgagtgatggtttctctagataagacccttattcctcgtctgggatcatgtagagccctttgaagctgcactgaaactgtaattttgaccttcaactgtttgggctccattgaagtccactatatggagaaaaattcctggattttttcattaaaaaccataatttcttttcgactgaagaaagaaagacatgaacatcttggatgacatggggctgagtaacttatcaggaaaattttattttaaagtgaactaatcctttaaagtttcACTTTCATTAAATGGGCATTAAATAAGAAGCTCtgaataaatgtaatgaatAGAAAGGGCATCCTTTTTAatacataaacaaaaataaataacataaaaaagcattttatttctCCTTCTCTAAACAAAACTGGCTggaaaataaattacttttccaGTTTGTGGTATTGCAGTCTTCATGATTCGGGCAACGTTGGCGATTGGGAGATAGATGTCTTGCTCCCGCAGATTATCTTTGCTTCCATTGCCATCCTCGTGGTCATTCAGTCCCTCATCACCTTCatctttacaaaataataataaatacataatataaataataaataattgggAATTATCTAAATATgacttaaatattttttatttataatttatatataaaattgatctataatttatatatacatttttaatttgaattatttatcatttaaatattactaaataaattatataaaataatttagaaaaatatattatattttatattatttaataataaattatctaaatgctaaataatattttaaatgatgtttGGCTTCACTTACCATCCTGAGCTTGGAGAACAAAGTGACTACCGGCCATATATTCTCCTGTTATGCCAAGTTGGGAGGCATCTGTGGTT from Chanodichthys erythropterus isolate Z2021 chromosome 24, ASM2448905v1, whole genome shotgun sequence includes these protein-coding regions:
- the nfybb gene encoding nuclear transcription factor Y, beta b isoform X1; translated protein: MFQMDGDSSTTDASQLGITGEYMAGSHFVLQAQDDEGDEGLNDHEDGNGSKDNLREQDIYLPIANVARIMKTAIPQTGKIAKDAKECVQECVSEFISFITSEASERCHQEKRKTINGEDILFAMSTLGFDMYVEPLKLYLQKFREAMKGEKGISAVTVTEGMGEELTDESFTNPLPAGIITADGQQQNVMVYTTSYQQIPGVQQLQFS
- the nfybb gene encoding nuclear transcription factor Y, beta b isoform X2, giving the protein MDGDSSTTDASQLGITGEYMAGSHFVLQAQDDEGDEGLNDHEDGNGSKDNLREQDIYLPIANVARIMKTAIPQTGKIAKDAKECVQECVSEFISFITSEASERCHQEKRKTINGEDILFAMSTLGFDMYVEPLKLYLQKFREAMKGEKGISAVTVTEGMGEELTDESFTNPLPAGIITADGQQQNVMVYTTSYQQIPGVQQLQFS